A genomic window from Catalinimonas alkaloidigena includes:
- a CDS encoding EVE domain-containing protein — MNYWLVKSEPEAFSWDQFVQDGKAMWDGVRNYQARNHLKAMRTGDLVMFYHSVSEKAVRGVGQITREFYPDPTVNDERWVAVDLKPVYRLKNPVSLATIKQDERLSGTALIRQSRLSVMPLTPDEFNRMLELGEAVEL, encoded by the coding sequence ATGAATTATTGGTTAGTCAAGTCCGAACCCGAGGCTTTCTCGTGGGATCAGTTTGTGCAGGATGGCAAGGCGATGTGGGATGGTGTTCGTAACTATCAGGCACGCAATCACTTAAAGGCGATGCGTACCGGCGATCTGGTAATGTTCTACCACAGCGTGAGCGAGAAGGCCGTCCGGGGTGTCGGGCAGATCACGCGCGAATTTTATCCTGACCCTACCGTAAACGACGAGCGCTGGGTAGCGGTCGACCTCAAGCCGGTCTACCGACTGAAAAATCCCGTATCGCTGGCGACCATCAAACAGGACGAACGGCTGAGCGGCACCGCCCTGATTCGGCAGTCGCGGCTGTCGGTGATGCCACTCACCCCCGACGAATTCAACCGGATGCTGGAGCTGGGCGAGGCGGTCGAGTTATAA